The Helianthus annuus cultivar XRQ/B chromosome 11, HanXRQr2.0-SUNRISE, whole genome shotgun sequence region TGAATGAGAAAACTGTCTTAAAGTGAATTccatctgtttctactcatttcttgcTTTGATTCTtgccgattttgtatttccgctgcattttcggtagttgctagctcgaattgactcaattgactgtcaaatacggtcctacattaggtttagtgaaggattaccGCCGATGCTATCGGACAAGTCTGTCAAGTGATCGGTACTCCGTTCACCTCATCTTCCTCCGACCGTCGACCATAATCGAGATTTGAGTTCTTCCACGAATCTGTTGTTGAAATCCTCCTTTGTTCGCAACAATATCCATGCTCCTTCCAGAAAAATCAAAGATGTTTACGATTAGGGGACGATGTGTTAGGTCTCCGGATATCTGGACTATATCCCCAAGCAACCTTAAAGATGGATGTGTGTCTCTTTTTTTTATTAGTAGTTTCCTCCTACAAACCTCTCATACTATTTAGGTATGACATATGAAATATCTTTTTGTGTATGATTAATTGATTTGATTATATGTGTAGCTTGGCTTGTGTGTTTGTGACTATTATTGAAACCCTAAAATTGATATGGAATCATTAAAGGGGGAGAATATGGATTATGAACATAAAAGCAGACAAAGAACTAGTAGAAACGCTCGATAGGAAATGGTGGTGGGGTTGGATTTGGTGGTGATGGCTGGATTTAGTGGTGGTAGTGGTTGGAGAGAGAGAACTGAGATTGAGATTGAGATTGAGAGATTGggggttgtttgtttgtttaagggtaaattacatttttcgtcctttatacAAGTAAATTCCTaatctaccctcatgtgcaagtcacatgacTAGTCTTAACTTAAAAATTTAACCTTGTTACTGCTAAAAGGATGAAAAGTGTACtgagtttttcaaataaaggattgtggctgtaattattaaagttaaagagTATCCATTGCAactcgatacaaacataaaggacaaaaagtgtaatttacctaATATTATAATAAGCTATAATTATATTTTGGTTTCaatattatataaatgattataataccatataaattaaatataataattatatataatctTACACTAAACCCTAGCAAAAACGGGGTCCTAATTTTTTTGGACATAAAGCTCCATTTTATCTCTATAAAACATGGGTCAGCCTCTAGACCACGTCACACTTACAAGCTGGTAGGAATTTGTTAGATCCTGGCTTGTTTTCTTCAGAAAGTTTCTATTGACAACTCATAGATCCCTGAACTCATATTCAAAGGCTTCTCACTTTCAAAGTTCATCATTTAAGCTAGAACATGTAATGATGAGTAAGATGGATCTACGAAACTTAGGAGGTTTGTACGTAATAACAATGTTTAAGTTTGTTACAGCGGTATGCACCATTCTTTTGACAAGTGCTAGCCATCCATAACAGAGAGCGTAATAACCGGGGTCACTACATACATAAAACGTTCTTCGATTTATCCAAGAATGTGCTTGCCCAACTGAATTAACAAAGTAACTCTTAGGCTAAAGGGTGTGAGGATCATGGTTGGGACATTCTTTGTcacctaggaacatgaatggaaggctacaccatTCCCTTGCTTGATCCATTGGTTtacatggattaaaccatggcaaccatggtttTCCTTTCCAATTTTCAAGAgatcatttcctttttctttagacaaagataaatataaataaataagcgGATAGTGGTtttgggtcatgaccataccCTTAGGGTTGTTGGTATCACAAATTTACGAGTTCCGAGGACCAATCGGACCGAGAAGAATGATGATTGAAATCACTAATCTCTACACATCCAAAGTGCAAGGGTTGATTCGTAATTAGTTTAAAGATAGTTTATGGCGGTTATAAAGTTCAAGGGCTGAAAGTGTCAAGATGAAACTTAACAACCAACACCCTCAAGGGTTGCGACACCCTTGGAGTCGCATCTGTTTGATTTCGGCAGGCAGTATCAAGGCATGGTCATGTTAATTAGAAGGCATGATCATGTTAATTGGAAGGCATGGTCATGTCTATTAGGAAGCAGGGGCACGTCTATTCAACAAGGAGTCACAAAGGGTGGCAATACATCAGAGACAAAGGGACGCGACTCTTGAATCAAGGGACACACCTCTTCATGTTAATTCTCATCCACAAGATCAAAGGATGCATCCGTTCATGAAGAGACATGTCTATTGGATCGCACTCATTAGAAACTATAAATGGGCTTTAGATCTCATTTGTAAAAACACATTCCATTGTACAAATTCTCAGTTTATCTATTCAAGTTATTCGATtgtctagagatcaaagatccaTTGGGGCaaacaattggtattagagcatCAGGCTCTAGGCCATCAGGCTCTAGGCATCGCagggaattcgcgatcaggtttTATTATTCTTTCTCAATTCgcaagttagttttattttcggTTCAGGGTCGAACCAGGGGTTAGGAATCTAGGGTTTTTATTCCGGGGTTTAGTGCGAATTagattgtttggttattatacgTTGGAGTTATACGCGGGTTAAAAATTGAAGGTTCTAGAAAGTCAAAGTTTACCGATATAGGAGTTTGTATTGGTGGTCAGAAATTTTGAGACAAGAAAAATAAGGTTTATTAAAAGTGAAGATTGTTCGGTCAGAGGATATATCAGGGGTAACCGGACAGACTCCACAAATTGTAATTCAAAAGGAAGGAAATTCTCTTTCCCAATTTCAGTGTCCAATCCTAAAACCGACAAATTACATGGTTTAGGCAATTCGCATCAAAACAATTTTGGAAGTGAATGGACTTTGGGAAACGATTGAACCGATAGAGAATACACACAGTCAGATGTTAAGAAAGATAAGGCGGCAATTGCTTATCTGTTCCAAGCAATACCGGAAGACgttgtattgcaagttgcaagACTGCAAAGGAAATTTGGGAAAATTTAAAGACAAGACACGTTGGTGTTGATCGGGTACAGAAGGCTCGCTGGCATACACTAATGTCAGAGTTCGAGTTAATGCAAATGAAAGAAGACGACACGATAGACTCTTTCACCGCAAAGATAAGCAGTGTTGTTACACGGGCAAGTGAATTAAGGACAACAATGAGTCAGTCGACTCTGGTACGAAAACTTCTAAATGCGTGCCAGATAGAATCAAATAGTTGCATCGATCGAGCAATACTCCGATCTAGACACAATGACACTAGACGAAGCTATTGGTAGATTAAAAACGTATGAAGAAAGGTTAAAGTTGAAGAAAAAGGAAAGCCCCGTGAACAACGTAGAAGAACTCTTGTATGCGGGTCGTGGACAACCTGTTGGAAATCGTGGACGAGGGAGATTCAGTTCGTCACGAGGCCGAGGGAGAAGCAATTATCAACATAGGGGTGAAGGACACACCTCTTACGAGTCGGAAGGAACCGATAAACCACAAGGGCTATGAGAGATAAGTTGAAAATCACTTGCTACAGATGTGAGAAACTTGGGCACTATGCCTACGAATGCCCAACCAAGAAAACCAAGGAAAATGAGACACTCTTGGTCGAaacagaagatgatgatgaaccgGCACTTCTGATGTGCCTAGACGATGAAGACAAGTAAAATGGAAAATTTGGTCGTGTGAAACGATCAAAGCAGAAAAACCGTGTGATGCGAGGAGAGAGATAACATGTGAAATATACAATAAATAATCCAGTGAGTGGACTAGATCAGGTAAAAAGTGAAGAATCTGTAAGGGAAGCAATCAATGAAAAAGAACCCACTTTGAGAAACAACCGTGATGATGAGATTAAATCTGTGATAGACCAAGAAGAAGGCACGCGTGTGAAGGAAACAAGTAATCCTGTGACTGGGTCAGAAAAAAGAATTATTGTGTGACACAACCGCTAGAGATTTGAGTGAGTTAGAATGTCTAAAATCTATGCGATATGGATTCAAGTTATGTGATATGATGGTGGGCAAGTTAATCAAGACCGTTGGAGTTCGTGTTGAGACAACTACACAAGAGGAGGTTCGTGTGATACAAATCAAGTACGGTCAAGACAAGTGTGAAGAAAGTTCGTGAAGAGCAAGGATTGGTGAATAAGAAGATTCCATGTGAAGTGTTGAATACAGAGGAGATTTGAGAAGATAAAGCTGCTTGGAGTTCAAGATCTACAACAACCCAAGGATGTTCAAGATTAGGGGGGTGAATCAAATCACTAATCTCTACACATCCAAAGTGCAAGGGTTGATTCGTAATTAATTTAAAGATAGTTTATGGCGGTTATAAAGTTTAAAGGCTGAAAGTGTCAAgatgaaacttgacaaccaacaCCCTCAAGGGTTGCGACACCCTTGGAGTCGCATCTGTTTGATTTCGGCAGGCAGTATCAAGGCATGGTCATGTTAATTAGAAGGCATGAACATGTTGATTGGAAGGCATGGTCATGTCTATCGGGAAGCAGGGGCACGTCTATTCAACAAGGAGTCACAAAGGGCGGCAATACATCAGAGACAAAGGGACGTAACTCTTGAATCAAGGGACACAACTCTTCATGTTAattctcatccaccagatcaaaggGTGCACCCGTTCGTGAAGAGACATATCTATTGGATCACACCCATTAGAAACTATAAATAGGCTTTAGATTTCATTTGTAAAAACACATTCCATTGTACAAATTCTCAGTTTATCTATTCAAGTTATTCGATtgtctagagatcaaagatccaTTGGGGCCAACAATGATCACACATATACGTAAAATCACCGCAAACATCACACCACTTTATTTTTAACGTAAATACAAGAAACAAGATTGCAAACTAACcgaaacaaagaaacataaactTGAACTTCGAATACTTGTATTCCCTGTGCGATTACAACTGAGAAGTTTCAGACCCTTATATACTTGATGAAGGGATGCATGTGAATGGTTGTGTCGATCAGCAGAGGGATGTATCTATCCCTGATAACCGTTTGTGAGGTTATTCAAAACACGCACCCTTTCAAACATGTACCCTTTCAATCAAGCCCAAATAAAATAACCTACTGGACTTTAACTATTGACCCATACTAATTGCTTATGGCCTGCGGCCCAATACCAAACACAAATGATAAACATAAACAGTAACTTTGTTTGACCCATTAACTAATAAACATAATAAAAACGAACAACCCAAATCGGATCCAGAGATTCTTGATTACCGATCTTcaagggtagtggttttggatggtggattagaggtgggtGACATGACACTAATGTGGAGGGTTATGGTGGTCATGACCAGAGTAAAACAAATCATTCTATTTCTAGATTTATTCTCATTATCACTGTTTCAGTTCTCAATCTGTTTAACTTTGATCTAATGAGTAGTGTAATCCATTTATTCAAAGTTATATACAAACCTGATTACATTTAGTTTGATTTCTTATTCTACACATTACAAATATTATTGAAATCATTAATCGTTCATAACATCACGTATTACAATAATACGGGACCGACATTATCATTGGAGTTCTCTTGTGACCAGGAATGATTCGATGTATTAATACTTTGATTAAAGTGACATTTTTGAAGCTACCCATAACAAGGAGATTAAAGTTCATTATAGTTTGTATAATAGCTATCATTTTGTCAGAATTTAATTTAGGCAAAAGTATATATCTTATTCAAAACCATACTGTATCATGATAGACACACTTTGTCTATATATGTGTTCTAATGGTTTTTTAAATAATAGACGAAGTCGGTACCAAATTATTTCAAGTATTGAGACACACATCATGTTACATACACTACAATGATTTGATTGACTACTTAATGGACTACGGTGAATTAACTGACTACTTAATGAGAAGGTGTGGCAAGAGGATTGATCATCACTTGCACTTTCTGCTTCTCTGGAATAGAAAACACCACAGCCATTAAACCAGACTTCACCTTCTCAACAATCATGATTATAACCATAAACAAAATCCTAGAAATCACTGCCATCCCTAATATTATCAACAAATCAATCCACTTCGAGTAACCCATTTCAACTTGCCATTTCTCCCTTAATATATCCTGATCTCCATCCATGATTTGTTGCACCCCTGCTTCACTATACACATACTTCACACCTTCAAACTCGTTCTTGAACAGTCCTTGATACGCATACTTGTGAAACTCTATGTAAAATAACGGGTATTTCCAAAATGGGTGTGGTAAATCATTAGGTAATCGAAAGAACCCACCACCTAACATCATGAAGCCTTGGATCCCCGAACCCATTATAATTCCCATTAGATAATTCGGAACTACACTCGCAACTATCATCATCAGGCTCTCAACAACCAGCATACAAGAAAAGAGCACGGATATGTAGTATGCAAAGTGATCCAATCCCTCACGAAGTCCTGAGAGGTAGTATGCTATTGCCCCAGGAATCACGGATACTAGGAACAAGTATGGCACTGATGATAGGGTATTGGCTATAACGAAAGCCCCGGTTGAGTAATGTCCATTTAATCTTTCACGTTCGAATACTTTCATGTCCTCTACAAATGATGGGAATCCCCCGATCGCCATGAATGTTAAGAATGTAGCCACAAACATCAGCAATGAACTTCTAGCCTGCAAGTTTGTACCCATAGTGTTTATTAAGAAAATTGAACTTGCATTAGTGACAACGACCGCAAGCAGTTGTGCGTATATTTATAAATAACATCTAAATATATTGTGTTAACCTGAATTGAACTGTAACTTGAGCCAACGTTATAGAAGATTGTTCCAAGACCTAAGGACAACGCTATATAGATAGCAAGGCGCAACCAGTAGTAGCCAAGATCACGATGCATGTTAAGGAAAGATCTCCTCGTGAGTACAAGAGATTGAGTTGAGAAACTAGCATGGTCTTTGTTTTTATCATGTGCTACATCTCCCTAAGAAATTCCCAGGAAAGTATTAATTCTCAAAATTTTATTATGATTTAGCTCTATATTTAAGAAACTCTAGCTTACCTTCTTGCATATTTCAGAAACTTGATTGTTAACGTCTTGGTAAGTAGTAGATGACTTGTATGAATCTATTAAGATGTTAATTGCTTCCTCTGTTGGTTTCCTTCCGGCTGTACCAAGTTCGATATCCTGTAAATTATAATAGTGATATTAGAGATACAAAACAAAATAACACGTACAAGTACCCTATATCCATGTAAAGAAGTTACCTCATCAAAATCTTTGTTAATTGTTCTAAGAAAGTGATCAGATGGATTCTGGAAATTGGGGCAAGGGAAGCCATTCAAAGAGAAAAACTGCATCCAAACAAGATATAGATTTAGCTTACTTTCAAAGTTAGTTTACACATCTTTTACAAAAAACAGACATGAAATGAAGATTGTATTATAACCATACGTCATTTGCGGAGCTTGTTTTCCCGAAGTAAACTGTTCTTCCAGAAGAAAGAAGACATAAATTATGAAAAAGCCCAAATACTTCGCTACATGGCTGGTGAATTGATGCAATGATGGTTCTTCCTTCATGCTGATCAAGCCTTGCGATCCTGCTCATCACGTAGTATGAGGCTGCACTATCAAGGCCACTTGTTGGTTCGTCAAGAAAGAGAAGCTTAGGACGAGTTAAGATCTCGATACATATGCTAACTCTTCTCTTCTGGCCTCCACTCAGACCTTTAGCTCCCCACCCTCCAATCCTCGTGTCCATCGAATCCTGAAGCCCCATCTCTTTTATGGTCATTTCCGCTCTCTCCTTCTTCTCGGATTTAGACATGGAGTCTGGTAGTTGGAGTTGCGCTGAATAGTAGATGCTTTCACGGACGGTAAGTGTTGTGATTAGTGTATCATCTTGAGTCACATATGCCTGCATATAGACATGTAAGGTTTTCAATTAAGTCAATtggatattttttttttatttttactttccaTGTAATGTAAAAATGATAGGAACAATTTCATATATAAATACTCTTACAAACATGTAAAATACTATATATACCCAAAAcaagtttaaaatatatatacctCTAAAAATTTCCATACTATCATGTAatcaaacaaaattcaaaatATTATCATATACACATCTAGAGGACTTTCTAAATATCATATCTACCCAAATAAAATtcaaaatatcatatatatatatagagagagacatttcagaactctaaataattaCAGAATTTATAAAAGTTCTAACAAACAATGATTTTATAGACATATTTTTATATTTAGGGTACTTTTATCATTTAGTATATGTATTATTATGATATTTTACATGTTAAGAGTAGTTTACATATGGGTAATAACCAAATTATATATGTGTctaataactaattacatatatgtaaaaactagtttacatatgtgtaattataaagtTACATATAAAAACATAGTAAATTACTTTTAAtatgtatgtaatcataaaaatacatataataaatgataaaagtaccctaaatataaaaatatataaataaaaatattgttagtaaaagttttgaaagttatgcaattatttagagttctgaaataaactcactctttctctctctctctctctctctctctctctctctctctctctctctctctctctctctctctctctctctctctctatatatatatatatatatatatatatatatatatatatatatatatatatatatagggtggggtccggctacaaagtctatttttcctataaagtgtacaaagtcataaaacaccacaatttcagccataaaacacactcaaaacccataaATAACAGAATGaggatcactaaaacacaatatccaaaccctaacagttcataaaaacttcaaacacaccatcgtagaactatgaatataaaacacaacatgataatcaacataaaacatgctaatgttagtcattcgataatcaaagccttatcatccaaaacacaacacaaaacccgcAAATATGACGTTTtggtaatcttcactttgttatttgtgggttttgagtgtgttttatggttgacattatggtgttttatgactttttacactttgcaGGAAAAatgaaatttgtagcaaactctcaccctatatatatattaatttattatttattaatttatttttatgaTATTTGACATGTTAagagtagtttacatatgttcaataaccaaattatatatgtgtctaataactaattacatatatgtaaaaactagtttacatatgtgtaattataaagtcacatagaaaaacataaaaacatgataaaatcactcttaatatgtatgtaatcataaaaatacatataataaatgataaaagtaccctaaatataaaaatattgttAAGTAGGAGTCTTGAAAGTTATGTAactatttagagttctgaaataagctcctctctctctctctttctctctctctctttctctctctctctctatatatatatatatattaatttatagGGTATATGGTGTTATAAATTTGGTTGGTGCATGTATGATAATTTGAAAGTTTAAGGATACATGTGAAACTTtctattagatttttttttaaacttgttttgactttcataAACTACGCTAGTCAAAGGCGTGGACTCAACTATATTTTTTTGTTATGTCGTGTCATCGTATTCGATAAGTGTGCTTTTCACATAAATATCCGGTGTTAAACCATACGGTGTGGAAGAGGCTTGAACTTGGGGCGGTAATTCGAAACGTGGACGACAAGTCAACGTGTGTCAGAAACGGGGCGTAGTGCAAAAACGAAGGGTGTGGGAAGGCGTGGAAGAGTGAT contains the following coding sequences:
- the LOC110890022 gene encoding ABC transporter G family member 11, with protein sequence MEPSHDKEVKKYPQEVEITSHAPALPNHEELQRSSRSNGDLEGDTFNDGVCLTWKDLWVMVRDGQTGGSRSILQGVTGYARPGEILAIMGPSGSGKSTLLDALAGRLDPKIRKSGDILVNGVKKTLAYGTSAYVTQDDTLITTLTVRESIYYSAQLQLPDSMSKSEKKERAEMTIKEMGLQDSMDTRIGGWGAKGLSGGQKRRVSICIEILTRPKLLFLDEPTSGLDSAASYYVMSRIARLDQHEGRTIIASIHQPCSEVFGLFHNLCLLSSGRTVYFGKTSSANDFFSLNGFPCPNFQNPSDHFLRTINKDFDEDIELGTAGRKPTEEAINILIDSYKSSTTYQDVNNQVSEICKKGDVAHDKNKDHASFSTQSLVLTRRSFLNMHRDLGYYWLRLAIYIALSLGLGTIFYNVGSSYSSIQARSSLLMFVATFLTFMAIGGFPSFVEDMKVFERERLNGHYSTGAFVIANTLSSVPYLFLVSVIPGAIAYYLSGLREGLDHFAYYISVLFSCMLVVESLMMIVASVVPNYLMGIIMGSGIQGFMMLGGGFFRLPNDLPHPFWKYPLFYIEFHKYAYQGLFKNEFEGVKYVYSEAGVQQIMDGDQDILREKWQVEMGYSKWIDLLIILGMAVISRILFMVIIMIVEKVKSGLMAVVFSIPEKQKVQVMINPLATPSH